The following nucleotide sequence is from Solanum dulcamara chromosome 7, daSolDulc1.2, whole genome shotgun sequence.
TTTGGCTCTTTTTGTCTTTCCTTGAGGATTGAGATTAATAtaatcaatatttttatattggaTGCTGAAATTAGTAATATTAATTTCAGTATGATTACTACAATACAAAATTTCGTATTGTTTGGTTTTTTGTTATCCTCCATAACTGTGTTCTTCACTTTAATGAAGAATGCATTTCATGTCACTCGTTATGCTTCAAGATCATGAACCTCATGGCTTTTTGCGCTTTTCACATTTAACAACTCCCAATATTAATTTTCATGTAATCTTAATTTTTCTCTAAGGTCTAATCATTCAAGCAAGTTTTATTTGGAACCTAATTGGTTTACTAAATAACTGCATCGAAGTGAAAATATCAGACATAAAGATTGACAGATTAAAGCTAGAATTTAGATTATATGTTTACCTTGCACAAAACACCCTAAATGTGAAtctcatatttttttaacaaatgtCAACATTGGtagtcatttttttcatttaactTAATTATGTTCTAGCATTACAAATATGTTCATTGGTGAGGTGTCCTGCAAATGATGAGTTTTGAAGAAATCTAACATTAGTGTCTCCTCTCGATCACTTTGCTTGTAGGTGTATAACTTATGTATAGAGCAAGCTTATGATGCCTCACATTTTCATGGCCGTGTAGAGACGTATCCGATTGATGACAACCATGTCCCTCCTCTAGAAATGGTCAAGGATTTCTGTGAAGATGTGCACTCATGGCTCTCAAGTGATACCAATAATATTGCTGTTATACACTGCATGGTTTGTACCCTAGCATCCTTTGCACAACATGTGTTCTCCCTATTGTTTTCCCTTTGGACATATTGTTTCACTTGAACAGTACACTCACCATTTTTTGATTCACGGCGAAAGGAGTTTATCAAGCAATTCAACTAGAATCATATCCAACATTTCAATTAAGATTAGCCTTACTTCTGCTTAAAAAAAATGCATGTGTAAAGGAAAGTGGTGTGTAAAATAGAAAAGCCTCCATCATTTGAATGAAGTTATTATATGTAGGGACAAAGCTAGGGTGTGGGTTGCAGGTTTGGCCTAACTTAGTAACTTTGGttcaaatactatatttttccttaaaattcACTGAATGAgtacaaattattaatttagaaccCAGTAACTTGAAAAGATTAGAATCCAGAACTCCAAATCGTGGTTCCGCCTCTAATTATATGTTGTGGCTATGGATCATGGTATTATGACTTTTGGATCAGCTCTAAATTTTAAGTTAATAAGTTAATTTCTTTCATTTAGAAGATGAGAAGATAGAAACTATTTGATCCTATATATACCAGAATATAGTCTAattaacttcttcttttttgacaTATCTAGGCAGGAAAAGGCCGAACAGGGTTAATGGTCTGTTCGTACCTAGTTTACACTGGCATGTTAGCTGAGGACGCTCTGAGAGTGTATGCAGAGAAACGAACAACTAACAATGAAGGAGTAAGTTATATCAATCCTCTAATTGGATTTGTTGACAATGCAATGTATCCATTATATGTTAAGAACCTTGAAATTGTTGGTATTTTACAGGTATCCATTCCAAGCCAACGTAGGTATGTCAGATATTGGGAGGATGCACTTTCCTTTCCAAAGGGCGTTCCTCGTGGTCCTCCAACTGTCAAGTTGCCTAAGTCATGCAAGAGAGAGCTGCGTCGTATTAGATTATATGACACTATAAATGTTGAGTCCATTTTTTTCGTTCTATCTGAGTTGCAAAGAGTAAGCACTCTAACTCATATAGGATTATATTTGGGAGCATCATTGATTAATGGATAACAGGTGTTcggatgatatatatatatatatatatatatatttcctatCCTATACCAGCTGTGTTTGTTtctgttttcttcttttttcattgCAATGGATATAGTTTATTCACTCTGATCCGTGTAATTTCAAATAGTTTCCAGGGGAGAAATATAGTCCACCTGCAGAAGTATCAAAGAGTAGCTGCAGACGAATTAAGAACGGTATTCAGAGAACTTATAGCCCTCAATATTTTTATTCGTTTGTTGAGGAAAAAGAAGATAAGATGACACAAGGAAAGAAGGAACCTCGTCTGGTAGTTCAAATGGACACAGAAAGTTCCATGCTCTATCAGAAAACCTGTCTTGATCACTTCTATGACAAACCAGTGCAAGTACGTATCATTactctatttctatttttattcgTAGCTACCTATTGCATTAAACAATCTGCTCTAGTTAGGAAGAAATCTTTTGATTAATTTCTGTCGACAAACTGAGTGAGAGTTGAAAAATGCAACTATCTAGATCACTTCCCCATAATTACGGATAGTCATACTTATTTCAGCAATCTCCATTTTCTTGCGAAATTATGATAAGTCTTGCAAGTTTTATGTGCAAACTCTCACTCCCAAAATGATTCGCACAAACAACTATCACAAAATTCattaaataattcaaattttaaattcttatgtaatttttctATATCTGAATAACTTTGGATCATTACATTAATAATTCTTCCACCATCAGTAGTATGATATATAAATCAACTTAATATTTCAAACTCATATCTGGTCAAACACTATCATACAAAATGGGATTCGGGAAGTACATGTTTCTTCCTTTCCTGCCTCTATTATGTAGATAAAGTAGGTTTTATGACTGAACAGATCTGCGGAGATGTGCGTATCATATTCTATGAAAAGCTCATAGGAGGACGTCTTTTTTATGCTTGCTTCAATACAGCTTTTATTCGGAATGATCTGCTGCAGGTATGCACATCTTTTTCTCCTGGATAAGATATTGTGTCATTATATATTGTATGCtgttaaaatatgaaaatgaagTATGGAGCCACTTATTTGCGTAGATTTTAGACATCTAACAGGCTGTCTTTTTTAATGATATTTCTATTTAACACGTAGAGAGAATAGTCCCTCATCGTTTACTTAACGACAAATTTAGCATGCTAGATGAGGGGTACTGGAAATTTTCACATCGAATAGTCCCTCAATGTATACTTAAAACAAATTTGGCATGCTAGATGCCAAATCATTCAAGTCTAGGACCAACTAACTGAATTGTTATTAGTTACGGCAGTGTCATATTTCCATATTGATGTGCCACTAATTCTGAAAAATTTGCAGTTTTCTATATGGGAGCTTgataaagttggaaaaaagggCAGGTCCATTACTGGTTCGTCATTCTGCTTGGAGTTGTTCTTTGGTCCAGCGAATGGCAATTGTTTGCCAACGCCTCCTTTGCATGATGATGATCTTAGTGATTGTTAATTTCACTTATAAGAAGGTGGCTCAGTTTTATCAATCATTcgttataatatatataacaattcATAGTGTTGTATATCTTACATTTCAGTTGTCTTACCATCTATTTTTCAGGGAAGGAAGACTAGGAAATTTCAATAGTTTTGTATGTAGAACTCGAGCGAGCAGTTttcaagaaataattttttttatcttgaaACTTGCATGCATATCCTAGAATGTAATGGGAAAAACAAACTTAGAATATGAAAAGTATCTAGGCTTTTTGGTTGCATTTAGTGTTAGAATTTGAGGGCCAAATTGTATTCTCTGTTTGATGATCCTTATaataatcaaattaaagattGGAGTTGAGTTACATGTATTCACAGTGCGAAGAACTTTTACACTGTTTTTTTGACTTGTAGCAAGTAACCTGGATTATTTTTCAGGTTTCTAGTTCCACTTTTATGAACTATCATGTGTATCTGTCATATTATAAACACAAGTTTATTGTGGCATTGCAAAACATTGCCCCAGTGACATACTTTCATCCTTTATATATAGTGCATAATTGCCCACCACTGTACATCTAGTCTAGGTGGTCTTAATGAAATCATTGAACAAACTGAGGGGAAAGGAGGCATTTTGGTCATGCATATTGTGCTTGATAACTATACACagtgatataaatatatgaagAAAATAAGCTACCTATGATAACTAGATATTTAAATTCCTAGAAATCAGCTATACTATTATATACACAGTAATAAGTAACTAGAGATTCTGTAACACTCCATCTCAAGTTGGAATATAGATATTGCTCATGCATAATTTGTTACAAAGGTAATCAATTCGAGTTTCATTCAAtgcttttgagaataaatcaatTAGTTGTTCTCTTGTCTTCACGTAGACAATGAAAATCACGTTTTCTTGAATCTTCTCACAAATATTTGTAGTTAATATCAAGATGTCTAGTTCTTACATGATACACCACATTTGAGATAATATGAAGAGCAACTTGATTATCACACTTGAGTTTTGTTAGTATATGATGCTTCAATCCAATTTCAGTTTAAAGATGATGTATCCACATAATCTCACAAGTAGATTGTGGTAATTGTTGGAAAAACGTGAACTAACgcaaatatatatatggtcaaaatagtagaaataaaatggaaaagtaatgacaccaagaatttacgtgaaaacccttttaaataaggaaacAAATCAAGGGCCAAGAGGAACAACTGATATTACTATAGTAAGGAGTTTTACACTGGATAATACCGAGTAGAACACTAAAAAATGACTATcacacactcaaaaggaataacactcttttgatctcccaccttactaaaaaatatcgctcacactctatttttcttcagagactattttcttatagtctatgaTATATCTCacaactcaaatattttttctctctatctaTGAATTTTATGTTGTAAAATGAAGAGCTGAAGAGTTCCTTTTATAGGAGAAAATTGCTTTAAAACTTCAACGTTGGCTGCGTTTGTTTTTTGACAATTATTGGTTGCAATTGAAAAAAGTGTAGCAACCATTGTTGACTACAGTTTGCTGCAATTGAAAAAATTGTAGCAACCAATATTGACAATTGCATGGATGAACCCCACAAATCTCCCCCTTCAGTCTCATGCACTAGAAGGAGGTATCTTCATCTTCTCAGAGAGAGCTTATGCTAATAAGTTCTTTGCACAAATCGAATTTGTCCCTTGTTACCACTTTGGTCAGCATATCTGCAGGATTTtcatttgtaatttttttttaaacctGCATAGATTCATCTTCTATCTTTTCTCGAATCCAGTGATATCTCACGTCTATGTGTTTTTTCTTTGCATGGTACATAGAGTTCTTGCTCAAGTCTACTGTACTTTGACTGTCACAATAGACAACATTCTCATTTTGATGCAAACCAAGCTCTTGAAGAAATCGCTTGAGCCATATCATATCCTTGCCAGTTTCAGTAGCCGCAATATACTCAGTTTCAGTTGTAGACAGTGCAACACACTTGTGCAACTTTGACTGCCATAATATAGCTCCCcctgaaaaagtaaacaaatatcgAGTAGTGGATTTTCTGTTATCAAGGTCACCTGCCATATTAGCATCTATATAGCCCttcaagattggatttgatcctcCAAAACACAAACATTTATCTGAGCTTCCTCTCAGATACTGGAGTATCCACTTTACAGCTTCCCAATTTTGTTTTTCTGAATTGTCGAGAAACGTGCTAACAACACCAACTGCATAagcaatatcaggtctagtgCATACCATTGCATACATTAAAATTTCGACGACAGAGAAATATGGAACTTTAGCCATGTTATCTTTTTCCCCCCGAGCGGTAGGACATATATTGTTGCTCAACTTCATATTACCAACAAGAGGTGTGCTAACAGGCTTAACATTCTTCATGTTGAAGTGCTTTAGTACACATTAaatgtacttctcttgtgaTAGATAAATCTTCTTTTCATCCCTGAGATGAGTAATTCTCATTCCCAAAATTTGCTTGGCatgacccaagtctttcatagcaAAAGACTTACATAAGTCTTTCTTCAACTTGTCAATCTTGGAAGTATTCCTTCccacaatcaacatatcatccacatatagcaagAGGATGATAAAGTCATCATCGAAATGTTTTTATACAAATACACAATGATCTGAAGAAGTCTTCTTGTGGACTTGCTCCCCTATAGCAGATTCAAACTTTTGGTACCGCTGTCTAGGAGCTTGCTTTAGCCCCGTAGAGACTCTTTTTAAGTTTGCACACAAAATTTTCTATACTATTTACTTTGAagccctcaggttgttccatataaatccCCTCTTCTAGGTCACCATGAAGGAAAGCCATCTTCACTTCTATCTgctcaatctctaaattaagaCTAGTAGCTAAACCAAGAACTGTACGAATGGAGGACATTTTCACAAcaggagaaaatattttgtcaaagtCAATACCCTTCCTTTGACTAAATCCATTAAAAACCAATCTAGATTTGTACTTGGGCTTCAAGCtgtgttcttcaactttaactttgaatACCCACTTGTTCTTCAAAGATTTCATGCCCTTaggcaatttcaccaactcataagtgtggttctcATGCACCGATTTCATTTCATCTTGCATGGCTTCAATCCATTTATCCTTATGCTCATCTTCCATGGCCTTCTCATAACACTCAGGTTCACCCTCGTTAGTGAGTAGCACATACTCATTGGATGAATAGCGAGAGGAAGAAATACACTATCTTGTGGACCTCCTACGAGGATTATTTGCTTCTTCCACAACTTCATGAGTAAGAGTATCATCAATAACAATATCATTgttatcatcaacatcaacatgCTGATTTGGGACTTGATTATGAGTATCACCATGATTATCAAGTGCACCAACATCATTCATAGTTGTATGAGGAGCTTGATTAAGATGGACTATGCCATTGAACTTGAAGGTTGTAGCTTTTTCTCTTTGTCAATATATTCAATGGTTCGATTTTCCATGAAGACGATATTGCggcttctcacaagcttctttTAAATTGAATCATATAACTTGTAACTAAATTCATCAAGGCCATATCCAACAAAGATGCACTGCCTTGTCTTGACATCTAATTTGGACCTCTTATATTTCCGAACATGTACAAAAGCTTTGCAACCAAATACTCTCAAATGGTCATAGGAAACATTCTTTTCAtaccaaactctatttggaaCATCACTTTGCAAAGCAACCGCAGgagataagttaataacatgTGCAACGGTCAATAAGGCCTCACTCGAAAAGGAGTTCGGCAATTTTGCTTCAGAAATCAAACATCTAACTCTTTCCATCAAGGTCCTGTCCATCCTCTCAGCCAATCCATTAAGATGAGGAGTCTTAGGGTGTCTAATACCTTGATGATTACAGTATTTTTGAAATGATCCACAATATTAACCACCATTATTAGTACGAATACATTTTAGTTTCCTTCTAGTTTCTCTTTCAATCTAAGCCTGAAACTTCTTAAAGACACCCAACACTTGGTCTTTAGTCTTCAAGACATAAACCCAAAGCTTTCTTGAGCAGTCATCAATGAAAGTTGAAAAATAGAGTGCACCACCCAGAGTCTTTGTCTTCATTGGACCGCATAAATCAGAGTGTACAAACTTAAGCAACTCTGTCTTTCTTGAAGGAGGGTTAGACTTAAAGAAGACCCTGTTTTGTTTTCCCACCAAGCAGTGCtcacacttttctaatttagcacTTTGGAAATCAGACAACAATTTCTTCTTGGACAAAATGCTAAGTCCTTTCTCACTGATGTGGCTAAGCCTCTTGTTCCATAATGTTGAGGAGTTATCGCTCTCAACTGCATTCACTATATTGGCACAAGTAGAAGCCATAGTTCAGTATAGACCACGATGTTTGTTACCACGAGCCATAACTAAGGAACCCTTAATAAGTTTCCATTTTCCACCACCATTGGTATTAAAATATCCGTCATTATCTAGAACaccaatagaaattaggtgcaGACGAATATCAAGTGTaggttttacatttttaaaaactagtttagttccaaTACTAGTTTCCAAACAGATTGTAACAACACCAACCACCCTAGATACAATCTCATTACCCACACTCAAGGATCCAAAGTCACCAGGAGCataggaagagaaaaaatcCTTCCTTGATGTCACATGAGATGCGGCACCAGTGTCTACAACCCAGCATGATTCATTACACGCAATACTTATCAGATCTGCATCAAGGACTGTAACAAGAACTTCGATGGAGACGCTGGCTAGGTAATTTTCATtgccatcttctttattttcctctttttcttttttctccctCTTCAATTTCAGGAAGAACTTCTTTGTGTACTTTTTCATTCCACAATGATAACACTCAATATCCCTAATTCTGCCTATGGATTTGCTTCTGCTATGTTCTTCATTTTGAGAaccatatttttatttctcccctAGAGCCAGTTACCAGGACATCTGATGATGAAcaagaagaagaaccttgagatttTCTCCTCATCTCTTCATTCAAGACACTACTTTTGGCAGGATCCATAGAGATCACACCATTCGGAGTAAAATTTGATAATGAAGTTCTAAATGTTTTCCAAGATTTTGGTAGAACAAAGTAGAAGCAAGCCTtgaatttcttcatcaaatttaatGCCCATAGAAGATAATTGGTTCATGATTCCCTAAAAATTATTCAAGTGATCTGTCATCGGAGaaccatcatgatattttaaacttaacatttgctttattaagaacattttattgtTCCCAGTCTTCTGAGTATACAAGCTTTCAAGATGCTCTCATAAGGCGAGCATGTGTCTCCCCAGAAATATGGTTCAACATATTACCGTCAACCCATTGCCTAATAAATCCACACACCTATTTGTACAACAGATTCCACTCTTCACTGTTTTATTATTAGGCTTTACAGTGGTAAAGACTGGTTGATAAAAATTCTTGACATAAAGCAAGTCTTccatttttcttttccaaatgGCATAATTAATACCATTCAAAGTAACCATTCTACTCGTGTTGGCTTCCATCATTTtttcccaaaatatattaaattaaagtagataTTTTCTGATGTGGAAGTTCAGACTATACTGTAACCACAAAGCATACTCAGATAAAACCTTGCTCTAATACCAGTTTGTTGGGAAAATGTGGACTAACATAAATATGTATATGgtcaaaatagtagaaataaaataggAAAGTAATGATACCAAGAATTTACGTGAAAGCCcttttaaataagggaaaaaacCACGAGCCAAGAGGAGAAACTGATATTACTATTGTAAGGAATTTTACACTGGGTAGTACCGAGCACAACACTCAAAAAAtgactaccacacactcaaaaggaataacactcttttgatctcCCACCTTACTAAAACatatcgctcacactctattttacttcacagactattttcttataatctATGGTATACCTCATAGctcaaatattttctctctctGTCTGGAAATTTTATGTTGTAAAATGAGGAGCTGAAGAGTTCCTTTTATGGGAGAAAATTGCTCTAAAACTTCAACATTGGTTGCATTTGTTTTTTGAAAATTGTTGGCTGCAATTGAAAAAGTGTAGCAACCATTGTTGACTACAATTTGCtgcaattgaaaaaaatatagaaaccaATGTTGACAATTgcatggggtggaccccacagtAACTGTCATAGCTCTGTACTTGAATTCTGCATTGAATCGAGAGACAATACTTTTTTTCTTACTCCTTCATGATACTAGGATTCCTCTAACAAAGACATGATATCATGTAGTTGATCTTCTATCAATTTTGAATCAAACCTAGTCAGCATATGCAAAACTCTCAACACAAGTATGACTATGATTGCTATACAATATGTCAAGTTCAAGAGCTACTTTCAAGTAACAAAAAATTTGTTTCAAAGCTTCTAAATGTTTGTTCGTAGGTTCAAACATAAACTGACTAACAACACTTATCGCAAAATAACTATCCGAATAAGTCATAgtaaataatttaactttttaaCTAGCCTTCTATATCTCTCTAGATCATAAAAAGAGATCGATGTGCATCATCTTTCACAAGACACACATTGGGAACCATGGGAGTACTGTAACGTTTGGTTACAAACTTTCAATATCTACAGGCAAGTCAAGAATGTACTTCCAGATTCTCTGAGACAAAAAAATTCTCTTCTTGCTTCAATTTAATTCtactttcaaaaaatattttagttggtGTAGGTCCATATCAAAACCTTGTATGCATAAAAGATTTAATGTAAGAGATTCTCCCATAATCACTTCATGTAATGACAATTTCATTAACGTCTACGGAGGATAATATCAGCTGTTGATTTTCATTAGAAGATTGAGTGACCACATTTGCTCATTTTTAATCCAAAATCTTGAACTACCTCACTGAACTATCCAACTCAAGCTCTGGGATTTGCTTCAATCCATACAAAGACTTCTTCGAATGACAAAATTTTTCATACGGCCCTTTAGCAACAAATTGGGTGGTTAATAGACCTCATATACCTAAAAACTATTATTAAGAACcttgtgtaacaccccaaaaaattCTAAGTTAAGACCCAAAATATTCTTTATATGCATATAAACTCGTATCAGATGATTCCTAGTAGTTCATGTATGTTAAGGTTCATTACCAAGTGTAGGAAGTGATTTAGTGTCAAATCCATTAACGCTCAAACTACACTTCTTACGATTCAGAGTGTAGGTGATCGTTAGAAATATAAACTTGTAGTattgggattgaatcccacaaGGAACAATATGTAGGcattgaagaaataaagaattacAAGCTACTAGTTTGAACCCGAAACAAACTatacaattataatatgaaGATTTTAGAAACAATTTAGGATAAGGGAAAGGGAACACGGATACAAGGGAAAATGCCTATTCAAGCAAGGAATCAAAGGGAATTTGGAGAATTGGAAGTCAACTCAATATTTTTAACTATCAATGGATAGGCCAAGGTTGAACAATCATACGAAAAGTATCTTTTGATCACTATTCGTCTATCCATGCTAGCACTTTCAGGCCTAAACATGTGTATTAACAAAACTAACCCGATATTTAACAAAATATCCTCTCTCTCAAGAGATTACAATTGATAAATTCAAATCAATGACTATTTGTTAATTTAGCCACTTCAAATCACCGTTTCGGGCTAAGATAAAGATCTAAC
It contains:
- the LOC129894807 gene encoding phosphatidylinositol 3,4,5-trisphosphate 3-phosphatase and protein-tyrosine-phosphatase PTEN1; translation: MGLRLSKQGFKKPDTLSISDLHHGLINYLSRGFCIRNLVSKQRRRMLVGGYDLDMTYISDRILAMSFPAEHVRAVFRNPLWQVKSVLDMRHAGHYKVYNLCIEQAYDASHFHGRVETYPIDDNHVPPLEMVKDFCEDVHSWLSSDTNNIAVIHCMAGKGRTGLMVCSYLVYTGMLAEDALRVYAEKRTTNNEGVSIPSQRRYVRYWEDALSFPKGVPRGPPTVKLPKSCKRELRRIRLYDTINVESIFFVLSELQRFPGEKYSPPAEVSKSSCRRIKNGIQRTYSPQYFYSFVEEKEDKMTQGKKEPRLVVQMDTESSMLYQKTCLDHFYDKPVQICGDVRIIFYEKLIGGRLFYACFNTAFIRNDLLQFSIWELDKVGKKGRSITGSSFCLELFFGPANGNCLPTPPLHDDDLSDC